From Watersipora subatra chromosome 8, tzWatSuba1.1, whole genome shotgun sequence, a single genomic window includes:
- the LOC137402817 gene encoding uncharacterized protein produces MIDFENAIKNALHTVFPDTTIQGCFYHLSQAIYRKVQNEDLQVQYQNDVDINMCIRSMAALAFVPVNDIVESFETFSDNIPEVAQPVVDCFEDTYIRRQQRRGRHEPRFPHTMWSIHERVVNNLPSTNNNVEEWHIHMQASISAYHPNVWHFLIIIFREQALNEATITQMIVGELAPSQRPKYRAISQRLQTIVANYDNRPVLEFFRGIAENIEM; encoded by the coding sequence ATGATAGACTTTGAAAATGCTATTAAAAATGCTCTTCACACTGTATTCCCCGATACTACAATACAAGGATGCTTTTATCATCTATCACAGGCAATCTACAGGAAAGTTCAAAATGAAGACCTCCAGGTCCAATACCAGAATGATGTagatataaatatgtgtatCCGTTCTATGGCAGCTCTCGCATTCGTACCTGTGAATGACATCGTGGAATCATTTGAGACATTTTCAGATAACATACCTGAAGTTGCCCAACCAGTTGTGGACTGTTTTGAAGATACGTACATTAGGCGACAACAACGCAGAGGACGGCATGAACCGAGATTTCCTCACACAATGTGGAGTATTCACGAAAGAGTTGTTAACAATTTGCCTAGCACaaacaataatgttgaagaaTGGCACATACACATGCAAGCAAGCATCAGTGCCTACCATCCCAACGTCTGGCATTTCTTGATCATAATTTTTAGAGAGCAAGCACTGAATGAAGCCACCATCACCCAAATGATAGTTGGTGAACTAGCACCATCACAAAGGCCAAAATATCGAGCTATATCGCAAAGGCTACAGACAATAGTTGCGAATTATGATAATAGACCAGTTCTTGAATTCTTTCGTGGTATAGCAGAAAATATTGAAATGTAA